From the genome of Candidatus Eisenbacteria bacterium:
CGGTCCGCGTGTCCAAGGACCTCCGGCCGGCCATCGTGGGTTCGCCCCGCTATTTCGAGTCGCACCCCAAGCCGGCATCGCCCGGTGACTTGCTGAGCCACCGCTGCATCAACTTTCGACACGGCTCGGCCGGCGTATACCGCTGGGAGTTCGACAAGGACAACCAGTCCCTCACCGTCGCAGTGAACGGACCGCTGATCGTCGATGACGTGGAGATAATGATCCGCGCGGGAATCGATGGCGTGGGTCTCGCCTTTACGGACGAGGAACGCGTGGCGTCGCACCTCGCGAGCGGGGCACTAGTGCGCGTGCTCGACGATTGGTGCCCACCGTTCCCCGGCTTCTTCCTCTACTACCCTAGTCGACGGCAGCAGTCCGCTGCACTTTCGGCGCTCATCGAAACGCTTCGCCTGCGAAGAGCATGACAAGGCGGCATTGTCCGACACCACGACTGCAACTCCACCGAATCAGGAAGTCTGTCGAATGCCTCGCACCTGTCGCTGCAGGGCGAAAACCTTTTCGTTCAAAACAGCAAGACGCCCCAGACCCCTGGGGCGCCTTGCGCTGCGTCATGTTCGACGAACGTCAGTTCGTCTTGGCGGCCTCAGGCGGTGCCGGCATGAACGAGTAGGGGCGCGCGTCGG
Proteins encoded in this window:
- a CDS encoding LysR family transcriptional regulator — translated: VRVSKDLRPAIVGSPRYFESHPKPASPGDLLSHRCINFRHGSAGVYRWEFDKDNQSLTVAVNGPLIVDDVEIMIRAGIDGVGLAFTDEERVASHLASGALVRVLDDWCPPFPGFFLYYPSRRQQSAALSALIETLRLRRA